The Streptomyces cyanogenus DNA segment GCACCGGGTCCTGGGCGATGACCGCCAGGAAGGGGGAGAGCATGTCGACGTCGTGCATGGAGCGGGCCAGCGCCGCCGCGAGGTCGAAGCGGAAGCCGTCCACGCCCATCTCGGTCACCCAGTAGCGCAGCGAGTCGGTGATCAGGCGCAGTACCTGGGGGCGGACGACGTGCAGGGTGTTGCCGCAGCCGGTGTAGTCGGCGTACCGGCGGGCGTCGTCCTGGAGCCGGTAGTAGCCGCGGTTGTCGATGCCCTTCAGGGACAGCGTCGGCCCCAGCTCGCCCGCCTCCGCGGTGTGGTTGTAGACCACGTCGAGGATGACCTCGATACCGGCCGCGTGCAGCGCGCGCACCATCCGCTTGAACTCGCCGACCTGCTGTCCCGTCGTACCGGAGGCCGCGTAGGCCGCGTGCGGGGCGAAGTAGCCGATGGAGTTGTAGCCCCAGTAGTTCTTCAGGCCCCGGCGCAGCAGGTGGTCCTCGTGCGCGAACTGGTGCACGGGCAGCAGTTCGACGGCCGTGACGCCCAGCCGCACCAGGTGCTCGACCGCGGCCGGGTGCGCGAGGCCCGCGTAGGTGCCGCGCAGCTCCTCGGGTATGCCGGGGTGCAGCTTGGTGAAACCCCGGACGTGCAGCTCGTAGATGACCGAGTCGGCCCAGGGCGTCTTGGGGCGGCGGTCGTCGGACCAGTCGTCGTCATCGTGCACGACGACACCCTTGGGGACGTACGGCGCCGAGTCCCGTTCGTCGCGCACGGTGTCGGCGACCGACTGGTCCGGCCAGTCCCGGACGTGCCCGTACACCTCCGGCGGCAGGCCGAACTCGCCGTCCACGGCCCGGGCGTACGGGTCGAGCAGCAGCTTCGCCGGGTTCCAGCGGGCGCCGGTCCACGGGTCCCAGCGGCCGTCGACCCGGTAGCCGTAGCGCTGCCCGGGCTGCACACCCGGGACGAAGCCGTGCCAGATCTCGTGCGTCAGTTCGGTCAGCGGAATCCGCGTCTCCCGGCCCTGTTCGTCGAACAGGCAGACCCGGACCGCCTCCGCGCCGGCCGCCCACAGCGCGAAGTTGGTGCCGGCGACCCCGTCCGGGCCGACCCGGAACCGGGCGCCCAGCGGGGTCGGCGCACCCGGCCACACGGCCGGGACGGGCGGTACGGCCCGCCGGGCGCCGTTCACCGCCGCCGGTTGACCGCTCCCGGCGGCCGGCTCCCCGGCCGGCGCCCGCTGCTCGGCTGCGCTCGTCACTGTCGGCCCCTCTTCTCGGTGGGCACGCCCGAGGGCGCGTCCGGCCGTGCCGGGCGGCCGGGGGAGCGTTCCTGCACCCCCG contains these protein-coding regions:
- the glgX gene encoding glycogen debranching protein GlgX, with product MTSAAEQRAPAGEPAAGSGQPAAVNGARRAVPPVPAVWPGAPTPLGARFRVGPDGVAGTNFALWAAGAEAVRVCLFDEQGRETRIPLTELTHEIWHGFVPGVQPGQRYGYRVDGRWDPWTGARWNPAKLLLDPYARAVDGEFGLPPEVYGHVRDWPDQSVADTVRDERDSAPYVPKGVVVHDDDDWSDDRRPKTPWADSVIYELHVRGFTKLHPGIPEELRGTYAGLAHPAAVEHLVRLGVTAVELLPVHQFAHEDHLLRRGLKNYWGYNSIGYFAPHAAYAASGTTGQQVGEFKRMVRALHAAGIEVILDVVYNHTAEAGELGPTLSLKGIDNRGYYRLQDDARRYADYTGCGNTLHVVRPQVLRLITDSLRYWVTEMGVDGFRFDLAAALARSMHDVDMLSPFLAVIAQDPVLRRVKLIAEPWDIGSGGYQVGAFPPLWTEWNDRYRNAVRDFWRHALPDVREMGYRLSGSSDLYAWGGRRPYASVNFVTAHDGFTLRDLVSYGTKHNEANGENNRDGTDDNRSWNCGAEGESDDERVRALRRRQLRNLLTTLLLSTGVPMLVAGDELGRTQRGNNNAYCQDNEIGWVDWSLLQEPGWRALFDLTARLIALRHRHPVLRRRAFFSGRAQTADGLRDLAWFTSRGAEMTEGDWYAPAATLGMYLSGRDIPGRDARGAPVVDDSFLAVLHAGDRPTGFVLPGPPWAERYEVVVDTSVEEQAQPPGTVHRAGAEITVPARTVLLLRVA